From Polyodon spathula isolate WHYD16114869_AA chromosome 26, ASM1765450v1, whole genome shotgun sequence, one genomic window encodes:
- the LOC121300998 gene encoding neuronal pentraxin-2-like, protein MLAFLAGLMCFFALGGGSVAGGQDTKGTRFVCTSIPNDADPSCHLPPIPMQSTSPQEDDLRNTVMQLRETVLQQKETIVNQRETIKELTGKLTRCESASESTTLDAKYNQGSWRKDFSKTNGKDTMGDLPRNPSETIDNIGRTVQSLKDRLENLEQQQMRANMSGAVFPNELRDLLQRRLGDLENQLLNKVSELEDEKSMLYNESLAHRHRTDTALNTLLERITELEKGNSGFKSPEDFKVSLPLRTNYIYGRIKKSLPEMYAFTVCMWLKSSASPGIGTPFSYGVPGQANEIVLIEWGNNAIELLINDKVAQLPLSVSDGRWHHICITWTTRDGLWEAYQDGEKLGSGENLAPWHPIKPGGVIILGQEQDTVGGRFDATQAFVGEMTQFNIWDRVLKAQDIMSMANCSSNMPGNVIPWVDNNVDVFGGATKWALEMCEDRLYDS, encoded by the exons ATGCTTGCGTTTCTTGCTGGGTTGATGTGCTTTTTTGCGCTAGGGGGAGGGTCTGTGGCAGGTGGCCAGGATACCAAAGGTACCCGCTTTGTGTGCACATCCATCCCCAATGATGCTGATCCCAGCTGCCATCTGCCACCTATACCCATGCAAAGCACGAGCCCTCAAGAAGACGACCTTAGGAACACCGTGATGCAGCTCCGGGAAACTGTATTGCAACAGAAAGAGACCATCGTGAACCAAAGGGAGACTATCAAGGAGCTTACAGGTAAACTGACCCGGTGTGAGTCCGCCTCTGAGAGCACCACGTTAGATGCCAAGTACAACCAAGGGTCCTGGAGAAAGGACTTCAGTAAAACCAATGGCAAAGACACCATGGGAGATCTTCCACGAAACCCGAGTGAGACCATCGATAATATCGGTCGGACAGTGCAATCATTAAAGGACAGGCTGGAGAATTTAGAG CAACAACAGATGCGAGCCAATATGTCTGGTGCAGTTTTTCCTAATGAGCTTCGTGACCTTCTACAGAGAAGACTTGGCGACTTGGAAAATCAACTTTTGAACAAAGTGTCTGAACTTGAGGATGAGAAATCCATGTTGTACAATGAGAGCTTAGCACATCGCCACAGGACAGACACTGCCCTGAATACACTGCTGGAACGAATTACTGAATTAGAAAAAG GTAACAGTGGATTTAAGTCTCCTGAGGATTTCAAGGTGTCCCTGCCCCTGCGCACAAACTATATTTATGGGAGGATCAAGAAGTCCCTACCAGAGATGTATGCCTTCACCGTCTGCATGTGGCTGAAGTCCAGCGCCAGTCCTGGAATTGGGACCCCATTCTCCTATGGGGTCCCTGGGCAAGCCAATGAAATTGTGTTGATTGAGTGGGGAAATAATGCGATAGAGCTGCTCATTAATGACAAG GTTGCCCAGCTCCCTCTATCAGTCAGTGATGGGAGGTGGCATCACATCTGTATCACTTGGACAACCAGGGATGGCCTTTGGGAGGCATACCAGGACGGCGAAAAACTCGGCTCAGGGGAGAATTTGGCCCCCTGGCACCCAATTAAACCTGGAGGAGTTATTATCCTGGGTCAGGAACAG GACACTGTTGGAGGGAGGTTTGATGCCACGCAAGCCTTTGTTGGTGAGATGACTCAATTTAACATCTGGGACCGGGTCCTGAAAGCCCAGGATATCATGAGCATGGCAAATTGCTCCTCCAACATGCCCGGCAACGTCATCCCCTGGGTCGACAACAATGTAGATGTGTTCGGAGGAGCGACAAAGTGGGCCTTG